A window of the Microplitis mediator isolate UGA2020A chromosome 5, iyMicMedi2.1, whole genome shotgun sequence genome harbors these coding sequences:
- the LOC130668471 gene encoding mitochondrial sodium/calcium exchanger protein-like isoform X1 has translation MRWRNSLYRSKSIPVTEDDCSYVWKIPADKRCEWVRSTSDCKLNSYIQYAEILFCTFDSNTSYLFILGITLSVLWLLYLFLILGTTADNFFCPSLAVIADVLRLSENIAGVTILAFGNGAPDVFTSLVSEEGVGELIMFVELIGAGVFVTAVIAGTIGIIAPFEIIAKTFMRDCCFYILSIIWISYISEDDVIELWESLSLLLIYILFIITVVVMQWVDNRESSRKAKILQIQDDDMLQSYLSPKTAAAHISKPVKVGPFSIKTKIDLAIAAEISKIHLDSDELRASSLAALSFQTGRPTGLFVEFIFDMNPIKVYDWRNANILLKFVLILRAPIMIILQFIIPVVNQTVEKSGWSKLLNSIQLCVLPTIAIVILQYHDVKLGPLPLVVIILILGGIASAILIAKTSLDEPPKYHNAFALLGFSGATLVVWVIASEVMAVLESIGFASGISDAMLGLTLLAWGNSVGDLISNVAIARQGFARMGYSACFGGPLFNTLVGLGLNWSFTALRHSDYRTKIINSDMMPGCLAFLLCSLITSTIYLNITGFAVRHSYGYLLYSIYFVFMLINILSEIKFIHPLGADHKPLNEKKY, from the exons ATGAGGTGGAGAAATTCATTGTATCGTTCAAAAAGTATACCGGTTACTGAA gaTGATTGCTCTTATGTGTGGAAAATACCAGCCGACAAACGGTGTGAATGGGTTAGGAGTACAAGTGACTGTAAATTAAACTCATACATCCAATATGCAGAAATACTTTTCTGTACATTCGATTCAAACACGTCATATCTTTTCATCCTCGGAATTACATTGTCTGTTTTATggctattatatttatttctcataCTAGGAACAACAGCTGACAACTT tttttgtccCTCATTAGCAGTAATTGCAGATGTGCTTCGCTTGTCTGAAAATATCGCTGGTGTAACGATTTTAGCATTTGGAAATGGTGCACCTGACGTATTTACTTCTTTGGTTTCGGAAGAGGGTGTTGGTGAATTAATAATGTTTGTAGAATTAATAGGAGCTGGAGTATTTGTGACAGCAGTTATTGCCGGTACTATTGGAATCATTGCCCCGTTTGAAATTATTGCCAAGACATTTATGCGCGACTGttgtttttacattttatctATAATTTGGATATCATATATATCTGAAGACGATGTTATTGAATTGTGGGAAAGTCTGA gtttacttttaatttacatattatttattattactgtggTCGTAATGCAGTGGGTCGATAATCGCGAATCCAGTCGTAAAG ctaaaattttacaaattcaaGACGACGATATGTTGCAATCATATTTGTCACCAAAAACAGCGGCTGCGCATATCAGTAAACCAGTTAAAGTTGGCCCATTTagtattaaaactaaaatag ATCTTGCAATAGCTGCGGAAATATCTAAAATCCATTTAGACAGTGATGAGCTCCGAGCAAGCTCACTGGCAGCATTGTCATTCCAAACAGGTCGTCCTACAGGTTTATTTGTTGAGTTTATATTTGACATGAATCCTATAAAAGTGTACGACTGGAGAAATGCtaatattttactaaaatttgtACTTATTTTACGTGCACCGATAATGATTATTCTGCAATTTATTATACCAGTTGTCAACCAAACTGTCGAAAAGTCTGGTTGGTCCAAATTACTCAACAGTATTCAACTTTGCGTTTTGCCCACAATAGCAATCGTCATTTTACAAT ATCATGATGTTAAACTTGGACCATTGCCATTAgttgtaattatattaatcCTCGGTGGTATAGCATCTGCGATTCTAATTGCTAAAACTAGTCTTGATGAACCACCGAAATATCACAAT GCTTTTGCACTTCTGGGATTTTCGGGAGCAACCCTAGTGGTCTGGGTGATAGCAAGCGAAGTGATGGCTGTCCTAGAGAGTATCGGTTTTGCCAGTGGAATATCCGACGCTATGTTAGGATTAACCCTTCTAGCATGGGGTAACAGCGTTGGAG ATCTCATCTCCAATGTGGCAATAGCACGCCAGGGCTTTGCACGAATGGGTTACTCAGCTTGCTTCGGCGGCCCGCTTTTCAATACATTAGTTGGTCTCGGATTAAATTGGAGCTTCACAGCTCTCCGGCATTCTGATTATCGTACCAAAATAATCAACAGTGATATGATGCCTGGATGCTTAGCCTTTCTTCTCTGTTCTCTCATTACTTCAactatttatctaaatatcaCAGGGTTTGCTGTGAGGCATAGCTATGGTTATTTGCtttattcaatatattttgtttttatgctCATTAACATTCTCAGTGAAATCAAATTCATTCATCCACTCGGTGCAGACCATAAGCCccttaatgaaaaaaagtattga
- the LOC130668471 gene encoding mitochondrial sodium/calcium exchanger protein-like isoform X3, whose product MRWRNSLYRSKSIPVTEDDCSYVWKIPADKRCEWVRSTSDCKLNSYIQYAEILFCTFDSNTSYLFILGITLSVLWLLYLFLILGTTADNFFCPSLAVIADVLRLSENIAGVTILAFGNGAPDVFTSLVSEEGVGELIMFVELIGAGVFVTAVIAGTIGIIAPFEIIAKTFMRDCCFYILSIIWISYISEDDVIELWESLSLLLIYILFIITVVVMQWVDNRESSRKAKILQIQDDDMLQSYLSPKTAAAHISKPVKVGPFSIKTKIDLAIAAEISKIHLDSDELRASSLAALSFQTGRPTGLFVEFIFDMNPIKVYDWRNANILLKFVLILRAPIMIILQFIIPVVNQTVEKSGWSKLLNSIQLCVLPTIAIVILQYHDVKLGPLPLVVIILILGGIASAILIAKTSLDEPPKYHNAFALLGFSGATLVVWVIASEVMAVLESIGFASGISDAMLGLTLLAWGNSVGGE is encoded by the exons ATGAGGTGGAGAAATTCATTGTATCGTTCAAAAAGTATACCGGTTACTGAA gaTGATTGCTCTTATGTGTGGAAAATACCAGCCGACAAACGGTGTGAATGGGTTAGGAGTACAAGTGACTGTAAATTAAACTCATACATCCAATATGCAGAAATACTTTTCTGTACATTCGATTCAAACACGTCATATCTTTTCATCCTCGGAATTACATTGTCTGTTTTATggctattatatttatttctcataCTAGGAACAACAGCTGACAACTT tttttgtccCTCATTAGCAGTAATTGCAGATGTGCTTCGCTTGTCTGAAAATATCGCTGGTGTAACGATTTTAGCATTTGGAAATGGTGCACCTGACGTATTTACTTCTTTGGTTTCGGAAGAGGGTGTTGGTGAATTAATAATGTTTGTAGAATTAATAGGAGCTGGAGTATTTGTGACAGCAGTTATTGCCGGTACTATTGGAATCATTGCCCCGTTTGAAATTATTGCCAAGACATTTATGCGCGACTGttgtttttacattttatctATAATTTGGATATCATATATATCTGAAGACGATGTTATTGAATTGTGGGAAAGTCTGA gtttacttttaatttacatattatttattattactgtggTCGTAATGCAGTGGGTCGATAATCGCGAATCCAGTCGTAAAG ctaaaattttacaaattcaaGACGACGATATGTTGCAATCATATTTGTCACCAAAAACAGCGGCTGCGCATATCAGTAAACCAGTTAAAGTTGGCCCATTTagtattaaaactaaaatag ATCTTGCAATAGCTGCGGAAATATCTAAAATCCATTTAGACAGTGATGAGCTCCGAGCAAGCTCACTGGCAGCATTGTCATTCCAAACAGGTCGTCCTACAGGTTTATTTGTTGAGTTTATATTTGACATGAATCCTATAAAAGTGTACGACTGGAGAAATGCtaatattttactaaaatttgtACTTATTTTACGTGCACCGATAATGATTATTCTGCAATTTATTATACCAGTTGTCAACCAAACTGTCGAAAAGTCTGGTTGGTCCAAATTACTCAACAGTATTCAACTTTGCGTTTTGCCCACAATAGCAATCGTCATTTTACAAT ATCATGATGTTAAACTTGGACCATTGCCATTAgttgtaattatattaatcCTCGGTGGTATAGCATCTGCGATTCTAATTGCTAAAACTAGTCTTGATGAACCACCGAAATATCACAAT GCTTTTGCACTTCTGGGATTTTCGGGAGCAACCCTAGTGGTCTGGGTGATAGCAAGCGAAGTGATGGCTGTCCTAGAGAGTATCGGTTTTGCCAGTGGAATATCCGACGCTATGTTAGGATTAACCCTTCTAGCATGGGGTAACAGCGTTGGAG
- the LOC130668466 gene encoding protein draper-like, producing MGPTRLLIIVLLNIVICNSLEEWNGSSVCRKTVSKQVSRYVPYIETYTKRIIFFKKTSTRYNYRWQYHTEWFVEETCCAGYTEEDNLCRPICNGGCPNGLCVRPRECSCDVGYTLVITSSGQTCEPHCPLGCTMGTCTSPNTCTCNHGHELADNGHTCVPSCTTPKCGLFSQCVSPNECVCDHGYEKVLNSTIEFQCQPICNPECGNHSYCRSPNDCACNPGFGIPPTEEFSSTEAYSKPLTCVPECSPACGAYSFCIAPNKCECQSGYASSNNLTEYDSESMTQCYPVCVPSCGPHGICESPNKCRCNPGFNLIIERNTTTAEMTSVTCEPICDPPCGIRGDCIAINTCSCDVGWKVMVTKLDDKIDRYCTPQCDRPCGEFSTCIKTDVCECHPGYEIIPTDHDHLNPQEPINCRATCEKPCINGICAYPNVCTCNDGYSLDTNDAYNCEPICGSEGCTNGICSAPGQCTCDKGYRLSNHSPWFCDPVCDNCINGACIAPNECICNVGYEKNEAGQCVPSCYGRCVNGSCIAPNKCQCNPGFTPNIDSDNLESILSMCVPFCMSNCTNGTCTSPNVCTCIEGYEKNNKDECVPSCDGRCNFGHCVAPGQCNCYSGYVSVDDLNSMCQPYCKDGCINSLCVSPDTCQCDSGYVTSNINASYCEPVCENGCSHGDCIGPNDCQCHEGYVRKKLDNGTESAVVENGSVGGEEFGGCVNPCEGGCGSHGICNVENRTCDCFYGWTGQNCGSASLCGIIRNDGDEDLLQWITDRNGTTNDTVGDFEAVNWHGPTCNENCILTSASSNDTGCFRLLASDNDVVDDVYKDQRYDNSHVYVCFLDIASSCNASGLQLSNLVLSSTLGAIVVIIAIVGVAGTIFLVVKRRRHRNFLASLTNSDNLLGQSSEGIDSLIYHDVHL from the exons ATGGGGCCCACTAGACTGTTAATTATAGTCTtgttaaatattgttatttgtaATTCACTTGAAGAATGGAATGGTTCATCAGTTTGTCGAAAAACTGTcag caaACAAGTATCGCGATACGTGCCATACATCGAGACCTACACAAaacgaataatatttttcaaaaaaacatcAACGAGATACAATTACCGGTGGCAG TACCATACAGAATGGTTCGTTGAAGAAACTTGCTGTGCAGGTTACACAGAAGAGGACAATTTGTGTCGACCAATTTGCAATGGGGGCTGTCCAAACGGGCTCTGTGTACGTCCTCGCGAGTGCTCTTGTGATGTAGGATACACACTTGTAATTACCAGCAGTGGCCAAACATGCGAGCCACACTGTCCGTTGGGTTGCACCATGGGCACATGTACATCTCCAAACACCTGCACCTGCAACCACGGCCATGAATTAGCCGATAATGGACATACATGCGTGCCTTCTTGTACAACACCAAAATGTGGTCTTTTCAGCCAGTGCGTTTCGCCCAACGAGTGTGTCTGTGATCATGGATAcgaaaaagtattaaattcaACGATTGAATTTCAGTGCCAGCCAATTTGTAATCCCGAATGTGGAAATCACAGTTATTGCCGTTCACCAAATGACTGTGCCTGTAATCCGGGCTTCGGAATTCCGCCAACCGAAGAGTTCTCATCAACGGAGGCCTACTCTAAACCATTGACATGTGTACCAGAATGTTCTCCAGCCTGTGGAGCTTACAGCTTTTGTATTGCTCCCAATAAATGCGAGTGTCAATCAGGCTACGCGTCATCAAACAACTTGACTGAATACGACAGCGAATCAATGACACAGTGTTATCCAGTGTGTGTACCATCGTGTGGCCCTCATGGTATCTGCGAGTCTCCGAACAAGTGTCGCTGTAACCCAGGGttcaatttaataatcgaACGTAACACCACAACAGCAGAGATGACATCGGTAACATGCGAACCTATTTGCGATCCCCCATGTGGAATCCGTGGAGACTGTATCGCCATCAACACATGCTCCTGTGACGTAGGATGGAAAGTGATGGTTACCAAGCTTGATGACAAAATTGACCGCTACTGCACACCGCAGTGTGATCGACCTTGCGGTGAGTTTTCGACCTGCATCAAAACCGATGTGTGCGAATGTCACCCGGGTTACGAAATAATTCCCACAGACCATGACCATTTAAATCCTCAAGAACCTATCAATTGTCGGGCCACATGTGAAAAACCTTGTATCAACGGGATCTGCGCTTACCCAAACGTGTGTACATGCAATGATGGTTATAGCCTAGACACCAATGATGCTTATAACTGCGAGCCGATTTGTGGATCAGAAGGCTGTACTAATGGAATATGTTCAGCTCCTGGACAGTGCACATGCGACAAAGGCTACAGATTGAGTAATCATTCACCGTGGTTTTGTGATCCCGTATGTGACAATTGCATAAACGGAGCTTGTATCGCTCCCAACGAATGTATCTGCAATGTGGGCTACGAGAAAAACGAAGCTGGTCAATGCGTTCCCAGTTGCTACGGCCGTTGCGTCAATGGAAGTTGCATTGCGCCCAATAAATGTCAATGCAATCCAGGCTTCACTCCTAACATTGACAGTGATAATTTAGAAAGTATTTTATCGATGTGTGTACCTTTTTGCATGTCCAATTGTACAAATGGCACGTGCACATCACCGAATGTCTGCACATGTATCGAAGGATacgagaaaaataataaagacgAATGTGTGCCGAGTTGTGATGGACGTTGCAATTTTGGACATTGTGTAGCGCCGGGTCAGTGCAATTGCTATTCCGGTTACGTCTCGGTAGATGATCTCAACAGCATGTGTCAGCCATACTGCAAAGACGGATGCATTAATAGTCTGTGTGTCAGCCCTGATACATGTCAGTGCGACTCGGGTTACGTAACTAGTAATATTAATGCAAGTTATTGTGAACCTGTTTGTGAGAATGGCTGTTCTCATGGTGACTGCATTGGACCGAATGATTGCCAGTGCCATGAAGGCTACGTACGAAAAAAACTAGACAATGGAACAGAATCTGCTGTCGTCGAAAATGGAAGCGTCGGTGGTGAAGAGTTTGGCGGCTGTGTCAATCCCTGCGAAGGTGGATGTGGATCCCATGGGATTTGCAATGTCGAGAACCGGACGTGCGACTGTTTTTACGGGTGGACTGGCCAAAACTGTGGCTCTGCCTCGCTCTGCGGGATTATCCGCAACGATGGCGACGAGGATTTACTTCAATG GATCACTGATAGGAATGGGACAACTAACGACACCGTCGGGGATTTTGAGGCCGTAAACTGGCACGGACCGACTTGCAACGAAAACTGTATCTTGACTAGTGCCAGTAGTAACGACACCGGATGCTTTCGTCTACTTGCGTCCGACAACGACGTCGTCGACGACGTCTACAAAGATCAACGATACGACAACAGTCATGTCTACGTCTGCTTTCTCGAtatcg CTTCATCGTGCAACGCTTCAGGTCTTCAGTTGAGCAATCTAGTTCTCTCGAGCACACTAGGTGCGATAGTCGTCATAATTGCAATTGTCGGAGTCGCGGGGACAATTTTCTTGGTGGTAAAACGACGTAGACATCGGAATTTCTTGG CAAGTCTAACGAACAGTGACAACCTGTTGGGACAGTCATCCGAAGGCATAGATTCGCTGATATACCACGACGTGCATTTGTAG
- the LOC130668471 gene encoding mitochondrial sodium/calcium exchanger protein-like isoform X2, which produces MRWRNSLYRSKSIPVTEDDCSYVWKIPADKRCEWVRSTSDCKLNSYIQYAEILFCTFDSNTSYLFILGITLSVLWLLYLFLILGTTADNFFCPSLAVIADVLRLSENIAGVTILAFGNGAPDVFTSLVSEEGVGELIMFVELIGAGVFVTAVIAGLLLIYILFIITVVVMQWVDNRESSRKAKILQIQDDDMLQSYLSPKTAAAHISKPVKVGPFSIKTKIDLAIAAEISKIHLDSDELRASSLAALSFQTGRPTGLFVEFIFDMNPIKVYDWRNANILLKFVLILRAPIMIILQFIIPVVNQTVEKSGWSKLLNSIQLCVLPTIAIVILQYHDVKLGPLPLVVIILILGGIASAILIAKTSLDEPPKYHNAFALLGFSGATLVVWVIASEVMAVLESIGFASGISDAMLGLTLLAWGNSVGDLISNVAIARQGFARMGYSACFGGPLFNTLVGLGLNWSFTALRHSDYRTKIINSDMMPGCLAFLLCSLITSTIYLNITGFAVRHSYGYLLYSIYFVFMLINILSEIKFIHPLGADHKPLNEKKY; this is translated from the exons ATGAGGTGGAGAAATTCATTGTATCGTTCAAAAAGTATACCGGTTACTGAA gaTGATTGCTCTTATGTGTGGAAAATACCAGCCGACAAACGGTGTGAATGGGTTAGGAGTACAAGTGACTGTAAATTAAACTCATACATCCAATATGCAGAAATACTTTTCTGTACATTCGATTCAAACACGTCATATCTTTTCATCCTCGGAATTACATTGTCTGTTTTATggctattatatttatttctcataCTAGGAACAACAGCTGACAACTT tttttgtccCTCATTAGCAGTAATTGCAGATGTGCTTCGCTTGTCTGAAAATATCGCTGGTGTAACGATTTTAGCATTTGGAAATGGTGCACCTGACGTATTTACTTCTTTGGTTTCGGAAGAGGGTGTTGGTGAATTAATAATGTTTGTAGAATTAATAGGAGCTGGAGTATTTGTGACAGCAGTTATTGCCG gtttacttttaatttacatattatttattattactgtggTCGTAATGCAGTGGGTCGATAATCGCGAATCCAGTCGTAAAG ctaaaattttacaaattcaaGACGACGATATGTTGCAATCATATTTGTCACCAAAAACAGCGGCTGCGCATATCAGTAAACCAGTTAAAGTTGGCCCATTTagtattaaaactaaaatag ATCTTGCAATAGCTGCGGAAATATCTAAAATCCATTTAGACAGTGATGAGCTCCGAGCAAGCTCACTGGCAGCATTGTCATTCCAAACAGGTCGTCCTACAGGTTTATTTGTTGAGTTTATATTTGACATGAATCCTATAAAAGTGTACGACTGGAGAAATGCtaatattttactaaaatttgtACTTATTTTACGTGCACCGATAATGATTATTCTGCAATTTATTATACCAGTTGTCAACCAAACTGTCGAAAAGTCTGGTTGGTCCAAATTACTCAACAGTATTCAACTTTGCGTTTTGCCCACAATAGCAATCGTCATTTTACAAT ATCATGATGTTAAACTTGGACCATTGCCATTAgttgtaattatattaatcCTCGGTGGTATAGCATCTGCGATTCTAATTGCTAAAACTAGTCTTGATGAACCACCGAAATATCACAAT GCTTTTGCACTTCTGGGATTTTCGGGAGCAACCCTAGTGGTCTGGGTGATAGCAAGCGAAGTGATGGCTGTCCTAGAGAGTATCGGTTTTGCCAGTGGAATATCCGACGCTATGTTAGGATTAACCCTTCTAGCATGGGGTAACAGCGTTGGAG ATCTCATCTCCAATGTGGCAATAGCACGCCAGGGCTTTGCACGAATGGGTTACTCAGCTTGCTTCGGCGGCCCGCTTTTCAATACATTAGTTGGTCTCGGATTAAATTGGAGCTTCACAGCTCTCCGGCATTCTGATTATCGTACCAAAATAATCAACAGTGATATGATGCCTGGATGCTTAGCCTTTCTTCTCTGTTCTCTCATTACTTCAactatttatctaaatatcaCAGGGTTTGCTGTGAGGCATAGCTATGGTTATTTGCtttattcaatatattttgtttttatgctCATTAACATTCTCAGTGAAATCAAATTCATTCATCCACTCGGTGCAGACCATAAGCCccttaatgaaaaaaagtattga
- the LOC130668471 gene encoding mitochondrial sodium/calcium exchanger protein-like isoform X4: MQWVDNRESSRKAKILQIQDDDMLQSYLSPKTAAAHISKPVKVGPFSIKTKIDLAIAAEISKIHLDSDELRASSLAALSFQTGRPTGLFVEFIFDMNPIKVYDWRNANILLKFVLILRAPIMIILQFIIPVVNQTVEKSGWSKLLNSIQLCVLPTIAIVILQYHDVKLGPLPLVVIILILGGIASAILIAKTSLDEPPKYHNAFALLGFSGATLVVWVIASEVMAVLESIGFASGISDAMLGLTLLAWGNSVGDLISNVAIARQGFARMGYSACFGGPLFNTLVGLGLNWSFTALRHSDYRTKIINSDMMPGCLAFLLCSLITSTIYLNITGFAVRHSYGYLLYSIYFVFMLINILSEIKFIHPLGADHKPLNEKKY; the protein is encoded by the exons ATGCAGTGGGTCGATAATCGCGAATCCAGTCGTAAAG ctaaaattttacaaattcaaGACGACGATATGTTGCAATCATATTTGTCACCAAAAACAGCGGCTGCGCATATCAGTAAACCAGTTAAAGTTGGCCCATTTagtattaaaactaaaatag ATCTTGCAATAGCTGCGGAAATATCTAAAATCCATTTAGACAGTGATGAGCTCCGAGCAAGCTCACTGGCAGCATTGTCATTCCAAACAGGTCGTCCTACAGGTTTATTTGTTGAGTTTATATTTGACATGAATCCTATAAAAGTGTACGACTGGAGAAATGCtaatattttactaaaatttgtACTTATTTTACGTGCACCGATAATGATTATTCTGCAATTTATTATACCAGTTGTCAACCAAACTGTCGAAAAGTCTGGTTGGTCCAAATTACTCAACAGTATTCAACTTTGCGTTTTGCCCACAATAGCAATCGTCATTTTACAAT ATCATGATGTTAAACTTGGACCATTGCCATTAgttgtaattatattaatcCTCGGTGGTATAGCATCTGCGATTCTAATTGCTAAAACTAGTCTTGATGAACCACCGAAATATCACAAT GCTTTTGCACTTCTGGGATTTTCGGGAGCAACCCTAGTGGTCTGGGTGATAGCAAGCGAAGTGATGGCTGTCCTAGAGAGTATCGGTTTTGCCAGTGGAATATCCGACGCTATGTTAGGATTAACCCTTCTAGCATGGGGTAACAGCGTTGGAG ATCTCATCTCCAATGTGGCAATAGCACGCCAGGGCTTTGCACGAATGGGTTACTCAGCTTGCTTCGGCGGCCCGCTTTTCAATACATTAGTTGGTCTCGGATTAAATTGGAGCTTCACAGCTCTCCGGCATTCTGATTATCGTACCAAAATAATCAACAGTGATATGATGCCTGGATGCTTAGCCTTTCTTCTCTGTTCTCTCATTACTTCAactatttatctaaatatcaCAGGGTTTGCTGTGAGGCATAGCTATGGTTATTTGCtttattcaatatattttgtttttatgctCATTAACATTCTCAGTGAAATCAAATTCATTCATCCACTCGGTGCAGACCATAAGCCccttaatgaaaaaaagtattga